In Nostoc sp. CENA543, a single genomic region encodes these proteins:
- a CDS encoding glycosyltransferase family 2 protein has translation MYPKICAVIPTRNRKDITLRFLESFSEQSYPNLEIIIVDANSTDGTQDVVLRRFPRLTLINVDDDSYWTASTNRGIELALEKNCDFILTINDDSNIDTDYVANLVEISVKHNILILGSRIDYMLQPGLIWSLGAYSQWGTRSILQLSYHAQWADNLPTEIMNKDYIQVDSLPGNGVLIHRSVFEKIGIYNELFLPHYHSDSEFIMRAVKKGIPAYCAVNTVVYNDCPLEEHEIKITNIKQLIYTYFKKKSHLFFLPIFYLTVMYCPFGRKTITLVYVYLTPIVFPIKDKLLLLMIKLQKVRRLFLKLGLMFISWLINLRFRNG, from the coding sequence ATGTATCCAAAAATATGTGCGGTTATACCAACTAGGAATAGGAAAGATATTACTTTAAGATTTTTAGAGTCTTTCTCAGAACAATCTTATCCAAATTTAGAGATAATTATTGTAGATGCCAATTCTACAGATGGTACTCAGGATGTAGTTTTAAGAAGATTCCCCAGATTAACGCTGATTAATGTTGATGATGATAGTTATTGGACAGCCTCAACGAACCGGGGCATTGAGCTTGCCTTAGAAAAAAATTGCGATTTTATACTAACTATCAATGATGACAGTAATATTGATACCGACTATGTAGCCAATCTAGTCGAAATCTCGGTAAAACATAATATATTAATACTAGGTAGTCGCATAGATTATATGCTTCAACCTGGTTTAATCTGGTCTTTAGGTGCATATTCACAATGGGGTACTAGGAGTATTTTACAGTTGTCTTATCATGCACAGTGGGCAGATAATCTACCTACTGAAATTATGAATAAGGACTATATTCAAGTAGATTCTCTACCAGGTAATGGTGTTTTAATTCATAGAAGCGTATTTGAAAAAATAGGAATATATAATGAATTATTCTTGCCTCATTATCATTCAGATTCTGAATTTATAATGAGGGCTGTAAAAAAGGGTATACCAGCCTATTGCGCTGTCAATACTGTAGTTTACAACGACTGTCCATTGGAAGAACATGAAATAAAAATTACCAATATTAAACAGTTAATATATACATATTTTAAGAAAAAATCTCATCTCTTTTTTCTACCTATATTTTACTTAACTGTTATGTATTGTCCTTTTGGTAGAAAAACTATAACATTAGTTTATGTATATTTAACACCAATTGTTTTTCCAATCAAAGACAAGCTTCTATTACTAATGATAAAATTGCAAAAGGTTAGGAGGTTATTTCTGAAATTGGGTCTTATGTTTATAAGTTGGCTGATAAATTTACGTTTTAGAAACGGCTAG
- a CDS encoding glycosyltransferase family 1 protein, with amino-acid sequence MLKVVIDATPVAPKPSGVGFYVFNLICALDTLQSSENFQLGIVYQPGLKKWLSRDFSFPPALKHYSYKHLMPLPVRISDLLLDLNFSPSLSYFEKYFDYPDILQGTNYSVYPCKNTLRVMNIYDLTFIKYPNYVDSVVKNYKEKVKRCLKWTDLVLTISESSKQDIVKYLQINPEKVYVTPLASRYHSNSVSPELLESLEIQAKYDFSKPYLLFVSTIEPRKNINSIITVFNLLKQNYKVEHQLVLIGKKGWGYEPIFSAIASSPWRDEIHHLDYLSDELVALFYSKADVFVYPSHYEGFGLPVLEAMTLGAPVVSSNTSSIPEVAGDAAILIDPQDPMQLAESILKVISDRQLRQDLIDRGKARAKLFSWERTARETLNAYRTII; translated from the coding sequence ATGTTAAAAGTTGTAATTGATGCCACCCCAGTAGCTCCAAAACCAAGTGGGGTTGGCTTTTATGTTTTTAATCTAATATGTGCGCTTGACACACTACAGTCCTCAGAAAACTTTCAGTTAGGAATAGTTTATCAACCAGGTTTAAAAAAGTGGCTAAGTAGAGACTTTAGTTTTCCTCCTGCTCTGAAACATTATTCTTACAAGCATTTAATGCCTTTACCGGTAAGAATATCTGATTTATTATTAGATTTAAATTTTAGTCCCAGCTTATCTTATTTTGAAAAATATTTTGATTACCCAGATATATTACAAGGAACCAATTACTCAGTTTATCCCTGCAAGAATACCTTGAGGGTTATGAATATATATGATTTAACTTTTATAAAATATCCCAATTATGTAGATTCGGTTGTAAAAAATTATAAAGAAAAGGTCAAGCGTTGTTTGAAGTGGACAGATTTAGTTTTAACAATTTCGGAAAGCTCAAAACAAGATATTGTGAAATATTTGCAAATAAATCCGGAAAAAGTTTATGTTACGCCATTAGCTAGTCGCTATCATTCCAATTCTGTATCACCAGAACTTTTGGAGAGTTTGGAAATACAAGCTAAGTATGATTTCTCTAAGCCATATTTACTATTTGTCAGCACTATAGAACCAAGAAAAAATATTAATTCTATAATCACAGTGTTTAATTTATTAAAGCAAAACTATAAAGTCGAACATCAATTAGTATTGATTGGAAAAAAAGGTTGGGGTTATGAACCCATATTTTCTGCTATCGCAAGTTCTCCTTGGAGGGATGAAATACATCATCTAGACTATTTATCTGATGAATTAGTGGCATTATTTTATTCAAAAGCAGATGTTTTTGTGTATCCATCTCACTATGAAGGGTTTGGTTTGCCTGTTTTGGAAGCTATGACGTTAGGTGCGCCGGTTGTTAGTTCCAATACTTCATCAATTCCAGAAGTAGCGGGAGACGCTGCTATTTTGATAGATCCTCAAGATCCTATGCAACTAGCGGAAAGTATATTAAAAGTAATTAGCGATCGCCAGTTGCGACAGGATTTAATTGATAGAGGTAAAGCTAGAGCAAAACTATTCTCTTGGGAACGAACAGCAAGGGAAACATTAAACGCTTATAGAACAATTATTTAA
- a CDS encoding glycosyltransferase family 1 protein, translated as MKILINCINLLSDSQGAGGAGKYVYSLVSGLAKISDVRVLVQPHNFLRFQKIGNIQVVPLADNNSRTIQENMSWSDIYLCPLNELVPNYIYSKIPVVSCILDLQHEKYPHFFKGGIYEARRSHYGYAISRSDAVITISNHEKDLIQKIYGKQEVYVTYLAGYLADEFDTCFSQSNTTHEFNIPDIPYLIYPAIPWKHKNHYRLIESLWLLKREYHKFNNLKLILTGAQKHNLTSSYFLERMINDLDMQDSVDIRGFVSDAELANLIKKAKLMVFPSLYEGFGIPIVDAMNFGTPVLTTSLASIPEICQDAVAYLKYPFNTKLIAHDIAELLMNEERLLHLSKLGLKQGSQYSLQKTADDTFKILTEVVKKYRSGECINFVTAKSSAHDKNYKTQRLTLLIDYTPQINLQHVEQAENLQHLPQFLQKYSSLVNVINILPFESNLTNYYHNSDTVNILNVYSSREYKTHYLNLFSYIIESLIETDYLMYCPYGFNLDNLNIHQAIATLDICTDLSAISFNNQIKYPKVVNHLKGKKLLNEFNLWKNSPLDFFQLKILKVNIQDQNKNLSTLQFLSYFLGSLKYLDVPIS; from the coding sequence ATGAAAATATTAATCAATTGTATAAACCTTTTAAGTGATTCACAAGGAGCAGGTGGTGCTGGTAAATATGTTTATTCTCTAGTTTCAGGATTAGCGAAGATATCAGATGTTAGAGTCCTTGTGCAACCACATAATTTCCTTCGTTTTCAAAAAATTGGAAATATACAAGTAGTTCCCCTAGCTGATAATAATAGCAGAACTATCCAAGAAAATATGTCTTGGAGTGATATTTATTTGTGTCCCCTTAATGAGTTAGTTCCAAATTATATTTATTCAAAGATTCCAGTAGTCTCTTGCATTTTAGATTTGCAGCACGAAAAATATCCACACTTTTTTAAGGGTGGTATTTACGAAGCAAGAAGAAGTCATTACGGTTATGCTATATCAAGATCGGATGCAGTCATTACTATATCAAACCACGAAAAAGACCTAATTCAAAAAATATACGGTAAGCAAGAAGTTTATGTTACTTATCTTGCTGGGTACTTAGCTGATGAGTTTGATACTTGTTTTTCGCAATCTAACACAACTCATGAATTTAATATTCCAGATATTCCGTATCTTATTTATCCTGCTATTCCCTGGAAGCATAAAAACCATTATCGTTTAATAGAATCTCTTTGGTTATTAAAGCGTGAATATCATAAGTTCAACAATCTCAAACTAATCTTGACAGGAGCGCAAAAACATAATTTAACTTCATCATATTTTTTAGAACGAATGATTAATGATTTAGATATGCAGGATTCAGTAGATATTAGAGGCTTTGTGAGCGATGCGGAACTAGCTAATTTAATAAAAAAAGCTAAGTTAATGGTTTTCCCATCCCTGTATGAGGGTTTTGGTATCCCAATTGTTGATGCTATGAACTTTGGAACTCCAGTTTTGACAACATCTCTAGCATCTATTCCTGAAATTTGCCAGGATGCAGTGGCTTATCTAAAATATCCTTTCAATACTAAACTAATAGCACATGATATTGCGGAGCTACTCATGAACGAGGAAAGACTTTTGCATTTATCTAAATTAGGTTTAAAACAGGGATCTCAATACTCATTACAAAAAACAGCAGATGATACATTTAAAATCTTAACGGAAGTAGTCAAAAAATATCGTTCAGGAGAATGTATAAACTTTGTTACTGCGAAATCATCTGCACACGACAAGAATTACAAAACACAAAGGTTAACGCTATTGATAGATTACACTCCACAAATTAATTTGCAACACGTCGAACAAGCAGAAAATTTACAGCATCTCCCTCAATTTCTTCAAAAATATAGTTCTTTAGTCAATGTTATTAATATTCTGCCATTTGAATCTAATTTAACAAATTATTATCATAATTCAGATACGGTTAACATTCTAAATGTGTATTCTAGCAGAGAATATAAAACTCACTACCTTAATCTTTTTAGTTATATCATCGAATCCTTAATTGAGACTGACTATTTGATGTATTGTCCTTATGGTTTCAACCTCGATAACTTAAATATTCATCAAGCAATAGCAACACTTGATATTTGTACTGATTTATCAGCAATATCCTTCAATAATCAAATTAAGTACCCCAAAGTAGTTAATCATCTTAAAGGTAAAAAGCTATTGAATGAGTTTAATCTTTGGAAAAATAGCCCATTAGATTTTTTTCAACTTAAGATATTAAAAGTAAATATCCAAGATCAAAATAAAAATTTATCAACTTTGCAATTTCTTAGTTATTTTTTAGGAAGTTTAAAATATTTAGACGTGCCTATAAGTTAG